A portion of the Paenibacillus hamazuiensis genome contains these proteins:
- a CDS encoding class I SAM-dependent methyltransferase, with translation MRESFERAANIYQQARPDYPEQLFDNLIHAANLNPGDRLLEVGCATGKATLPLAKRGFKITCVELGAELAAVARQNLAGMDVDIVNGSFEDWQPEAEFGFDLVFAATAWKWIDPEVRYTKAWQVLRPGGHLAFWNADHVFPDDGDPFFRNIQTVYHEIGEGKPVDNNDWPRPGELQEQRDEIEKSGLFEIVHIRHFDWERIYRVDEYIKLLETFSGHILMEEWKRDKLFNEIRVCLNNRPGKSVRRHWGAVLHVARRKELK, from the coding sequence TTGCGCGAGTCGTTTGAACGAGCTGCGAATATTTATCAGCAGGCGCGTCCGGATTATCCGGAACAATTGTTCGATAATTTAATCCATGCGGCGAATTTGAATCCGGGTGATCGTTTGTTGGAAGTGGGTTGTGCCACAGGAAAGGCTACTCTCCCGTTAGCCAAGCGCGGATTTAAAATCACGTGCGTAGAGCTTGGCGCTGAGCTCGCTGCAGTTGCCCGTCAAAACCTTGCCGGAATGGACGTTGACATCGTCAACGGGAGCTTCGAAGACTGGCAGCCGGAGGCGGAGTTTGGGTTTGATCTGGTATTCGCTGCAACCGCTTGGAAATGGATTGATCCCGAAGTTCGGTACACGAAGGCATGGCAGGTTCTTCGTCCCGGCGGACATCTGGCCTTTTGGAACGCAGATCACGTTTTTCCGGATGACGGAGACCCCTTCTTTCGTAATATTCAAACCGTTTATCATGAGATCGGCGAAGGTAAACCGGTAGACAACAACGATTGGCCTCGACCAGGGGAACTTCAAGAGCAAAGAGATGAGATTGAAAAAAGCGGCCTGTTTGAGATTGTTCACATAAGACATTTCGACTGGGAGCGCATATATCGTGTTGACGAGTATATTAAACTCCTCGAAACCTTCTCGGGGCACATACTTATGGAGGAATGGAAACGCGACAAGCTCTTCAACGAAATCCGGGTTTGCCTTAATAATCGTCCGGGAAAGTCGGTTCGTCGTCACTGGGGCGCTGTTCTTCACGTTGCCCGTCGAAAAGAGTTGAAATGA
- a CDS encoding CBO0543 family protein → MAFLLVSVILFNGIAFFMPKRLGRADMFVIALFGLVFQQLVDMFVNLKYDLYGFFQTGVDWLSLIPMLGLFPSVTLIFFNFYPWNNMKSSVLYVGLASAFLVGFEYLSLLAGYFYYHGWKLWWSVFEYPLLLYINVAFYKVFKILTKPADGGS, encoded by the coding sequence ATGGCTTTTTTGCTTGTTTCGGTTATTTTGTTCAATGGCATCGCGTTCTTTATGCCGAAGCGTTTGGGGCGTGCCGACATGTTTGTCATCGCTTTGTTCGGGCTCGTGTTCCAGCAGTTGGTCGATATGTTCGTTAATCTCAAATATGATTTATACGGCTTCTTCCAAACAGGAGTTGATTGGCTCTCCCTTATCCCCATGTTAGGCCTTTTCCCATCCGTGACTCTGATCTTTTTCAACTTTTATCCATGGAATAATATGAAAAGCTCCGTCCTTTACGTCGGTCTGGCGTCGGCATTTCTGGTCGGATTCGAATATTTATCGCTGCTTGCGGGTTACTTTTATTACCACGGATGGAAGCTTTGGTGGTCCGTTTTCGAATATCCGCTGCTGCTGTATATCAATGTCGCGTTCTATAAAGTATTCAAAATCTTAACGAAACCCGCCGACGGAGGCAGCTGA
- a CDS encoding winged helix-turn-helix transcriptional regulator encodes MKKRTSTVCPIVYSLDIWGDPWSLVILRDVLIHNKRYYREFLASRERISTNILSARLQSLVEAGLLVKIEGETNRAQTMYRPTQKALDLFPVVFAIMHWGLKYNPNTDMSIPIMKELVTDENGLERRLLRNFDDLK; translated from the coding sequence ATGAAAAAACGAACATCCACCGTTTGTCCAATTGTATATTCGCTAGACATCTGGGGCGATCCCTGGAGCCTGGTCATTCTTCGCGACGTCCTCATCCACAACAAGCGATATTACCGCGAGTTTCTTGCTTCGCGCGAGCGTATCTCAACCAATATATTGAGCGCACGGCTCCAATCGCTCGTTGAAGCGGGCCTGCTCGTCAAAATAGAAGGCGAGACGAACCGCGCACAAACGATGTACCGGCCAACACAAAAAGCACTTGATCTGTTTCCGGTTGTATTTGCCATTATGCATTGGGGCCTTAAATACAACCCGAATACCGATATGAGTATACCCATCATGAAGGAACTGGTAACCGACGAGAATGGGCTGGAGCGGCGCCTATTGCGGAATTTCGACGATCTTAAATGA